Within Candidatus Polarisedimenticolia bacterium, the genomic segment GGCCGTCGCGATCCCCTGGTCCTCCTCGGTGAACACCCCGGTGTCCTTGTTCAGCACCTGCATGACGCCGACGAGCGAATCGTTGTAGCCGATCAGCGGAACGGTCAGCAGGCAGCGGGTGCGGTAGCCGGTCTTGAGATCGGATTCACGGTTGAAGCGCGAATCGGCGTAGCAGTCCGGGACGTTGATCAGGCGGCGCGTCTCGGCGCACTCCCCGACGATCCCGCGGTTCGCCGGGAAGCGCAGCGACCCCACGCCGGTGGCGACGGTGGTGTAGAGCTCGCGGGTCCGGGGGTCGTATAGGAAGACACTGCCGCGGTCGGCGCGGAGGACGGTCCGGGCGGCGTCGATGACTTCCGTGAGCAGGGCGGTGAGATCGATCGGGGTCGCGAGCCGGCGGGTGACCTCGAGGATCCGCTCCATCGGATGGGCGCTGGGGGGCTGCCGGCGGGCTGGCGCTCCGGGAGCCTTCTTCTTCCGCGCCAGCTTCTTGGGTGCCTGCCTTCGGGTTGGCGGAGCGAGAGCCTTCTTCCGAGCCGGCGCTCGGGACGCCCGGGCTGGCGCGCTGGGAGTCTTCTTCCGGGCCGGCGCCCTGGGTGCTTGCTTCTTCCGGCCCCCCCCCATGTCCCTCCTCCTCCTTGGTTTCCTAGAGATTAGCAGAGAATGCAAGCGGTGCCTAACGCACCGGCGTTGTCGTATGATGGGGGCGCGAACCGATAGGACCGCTTGACAGGAGGCTCGGTGGCGAGCGCCGGCCGTCCCCCTCGAAAAGGGGTGGGCAAATCGATCATCCTTGGCGCCGTTTTCGTGGCGGCGCTGCTGGCCCTGGTGATCTACGCCAGCTCCGGCTTGGGCCGCCACGCCTGCGAAGTCTGCCTCGACTTCGAGGGGCGGACGGCGTGCCGGAAAGCCGAGGGGAACACGGTCGAGGAAGCGCGCCGCACCGCGACCGACCTGGCCTGCGCCATGCTGTCCTCCGGCATGACCGAGAGCCTGCGATGCGCCAACACGCCGCCATCGAGCGTGACCTGCGACGGGACGCGCGCCTCAATTGCTGGGGGGCGGTACTAAGGAGCCGACATGAAGCATGAGAGGACGCCGGGAGGGGGGCTGAAGCTGGAGCTGGACGATCGGGAGGCGCGGCTCCTGCGTTATCTCGCGGAGCGGGCGACGTTCGTCGACACCCCTCCGGAGGAGCAGGAATCGATCCTCCAGCTGGCGGAGCAGATCCTCGCCGCGCTGGGCCAGAAGCCGTCGCCGTGAGCCGCGAGCCGGTCCACATTCTTCACGGATTGTCGATCCCGGAAGACGAGCTGGAGCTCAGGACCTCGAAGAGCGGCGGCCCCGGCGGACAGAACGTCAACAAGGTGAACACCCGCGTCACCCTGCGCTTCGACGTGTTCCGCTCGCCGAGCCTGTCGGAGCAGCAGAAGCGGCGAATCGTCTCGCGCCTCGCGACGAAAATCACCGCCGCCGGCATCTTGCACGTGACTTCCCGGAAGTCCCGCAGCCAGGCCGCCAACCGCGAAGCCGCGGAGGAGCGTTTCGCGGCGCTGCTGCGGGAGGCGCTGACCCCCAAGCTGGCGCGCCGGCGAACGGCGGCGCCGGCGGGCGCCGGGGCGGAGCGCTTGCGGGCGAAGAAGCGCCGCTCCCGGATCAAGCGGAGTCGATCCCTCCCGGGCTGGGAAGACTGATGTAGTGTCGCGTCTCCGAAAGCCCGTTAGCACCGAGGCCGACGGCCAAATGCAACGGGATTGAGGAGACGCGACACTATCCCCAGGGCTCGGAAGCGCCGCGCTTGTACCAGGCGCAGTCGCTCGCGGCGGCCCGGGTGCGCGATTCGAGGGCCGCGCGCGCGGCCGCGGAGATCGGCTGGAAGCGCCGCCCCAGCGCCACGTTCTCCTCGAGCTGCCGCACCGAATCACAACCGATGATGACCGTCGAGACGGGCAGGCTCCAGACGTAGTCGACGCATTCCCTCATGGTGAGGCCCGATTTCGCCAGGAGCCTCCCGCGGGCGGGCACTTTCATGCCGATCACGCCCATCTTCTTGGCCGCCGCCGCCCCGAGGAGCTTCTCCTGGAAGGAGAGGTGATGCGGATCGGCGGCATTCAGCGCCATCAGGATGCAGTCGAAATCGAATCGCCGGATTCCCTCGAGGAGGCTGGCCGGGTCGTAATGGCCCGTGATTCCCAGGAAGCGCACCATCTTCTCCTCCCGTGCCCGCACCAGCGCCGCAAGCGACCCGTCCGGGCGGAAGATCGAATCGAGATCCTCCCGGTCGCTGACGTGATGGAGCTGCCAGAGGTCGAGATGATCGGTGTTGAGGCGCTTCAGGCTGTTCTCCAGCAGGCGCAGCGAGCCGTCGCGGCTGCGATCGTCGGTCTTGCTGGCCAGGAAGGTCTCGGAGCGCCGCGTCTTGAGAACCTCGCCGAGGTAGTCCTGGCTCGGCCCGTACAGCGGCGCCGTGTCGCAATAGTTCACCCCGAGGTCGAGGGCGCGATGGATGATCCGCACCGCCTCCTGGCGCGCGGCGGAGCCGCGCTCCTCGAGCCGCGCCTGCCCTCCCAGGGAGAACAGCGCGACCTGATGGCCGGTGCGCCCCAGCGGGCGCTTCGGCATCGCCGCCGGCGCGGGAGTCTCGGCCGCCCGGCCCCGCGCCCGGATCGGATCGAGCGCCGCCAAGCCGAGCCCGGCGCCGCCGGCCAAGCCGATCTTCATGAACTCTCTGCGGTCCACCTTCTTGCCCATGGAGCCTCCTTCGGAGATTCCGCCGAGGCGTCGTCCCGCCGGCGCCTCTCAGCAATAGCGTCAGGCGATTCGGGGGACGCGACTTTAGTCGACCGCCGGAAGGCTGGAGGCCTCCGGCGCCGCGTCGTCCTTCTTACCCCCGGGGCGGCGGACGAGGCGGGCGCGCGTCACCGCCTCTTCGCCGAAGCGCTCCCGCACGGCGTCGGACGCGATCGCGAGGCGCCGGGCCTTCTCCTCCCGGGCGTCGGGGAAGAGGAGCGCCGGCTGGCCGGCGCGCGGCGCCAGGGCGGCCGCCCCGACCCCCAGCAGGCGGACTCCCTTGCCTCGCAGCCGGATGCGCTCGCGATAGAGCCGGCGCGCCGCCGAGACGATCGCCTCGGGAAGGTCGGTGGGCTCGGCGAGCGTGTGCGCCCGGGTCCAGGTCGTGAAGTCACCGGCGCGGACCTTGAGGCGGACCGTCCGGGCCGTCAGCCCGTGGCGCCGGAGCTGGCGCGCCACCCCTTCCGAGCGCGCCAGCAGGGCGCGATCGATCGCCTCGGGATCGACGAGATCGACGCCGTAGGTTCGTTCCTCCGAAATCGACTTCGCCTCGCGCTCCGCCTCGATCGGCCGGTTGTCCTGGCCGCGGGCGAGCGCGATGAGATGACCGGCCCGCTCGGCGCCGATCCCCTGCTCGAGCCGGCGCCGGGCGATCCGCAGCACGTCGCCGACCGACTGGATGGAGAGGGCGCGGAGATGGCGGGCGGTCTTGGGCCCGACGCCCCAAAGCCTGTCGACGGGAAGCGGGTGAAGGCGGAGCGGCACGTCCGCAAGCGGCAAGACGACGAGTCCGTCGGGCTTCTCCAGATCCGACGCGACTTTGGCGAGGAACTTGTTCGGTGCGACCCCCACCGAAGCGGTCAACCGCTCCTCCCGCCGAATCTGCTCCTTGAGCCGGCGGGCGACGCGGCGTCCCCCCTCGAGAGAGGAAGCAATCCCGGTGAGATCCAGAAACGCCTCGTCGATCGACAGCGGCTCGACCACCGGCGAGATCCCCTCCATCATCCGGCGGATCGATCGGGAGACTTCCGCATAGAGGCTCATTCTTCCCGGCAGCCAGATCGCCTGAGGGCAGAGCCGCTCGGCCGTCACCGAGGGCATCGCCGAGCGAACGCCGAACGCGCGGGCCTCATAGGAGCAGGTCGAGACGACCCCGCGCTTGCCGCGATGGCCCACGATCAGCGGCTGGCCCGCGAGATCGCGATTCTCGCGAATCTCGACGGCCGCGTAGAACGCGTCCATGTCCAAGTGAAGCACGACGCGGGCCGGGGAACCTCTCATGACAGGAGACTACCCCACCCGAAGCCGGGGCGCCAGCTGGGGTCGCGTCTCCGAAATCCCATTTACATGAGGCGGCTTGACCCGCGATGGGATCGGTCGTCTGGTATCTCGCCCGGGCGAGGAATTCTTGCGGAGTGGGAACGTACGGGACATCAGGAAGGGATGCGGGCCTTCCGCCTTCTCCGTGAGGAGTGCTTCAAATCAAGCCTGCACGACGGAGGGGAGGGTCACCGGGCCGGTGCCGGAAGGCAGAGACGGCAATACGGTGGAGACCTGCGATTTCGGGATGAAGCCGTCCGCGCCGCTGCTCAGGGCCGCCTCCCGGTAAACGTCCCCGCCGAAGGCGCTCATCATGATGATCTGGATCCCGGGCTGTTTCTCCTTGATCAGACGGACCGCTTCCAGCCCGCAGATCCGCGGAATCGCCAGATCCATGAGGATCAGATCGGGCTCGAGGCTGCGAGAAAGTCGCACCGCCTCCTCCCCGTTCTTCGCTTCCCAGACCACGTCGTGGTCTCGCTTGGCGCGGAGAATCCGCTTGATGGCGGCCATGCATTTCGGATCGTCATCCACAATCAAGATTCTCATGCAAGCTCCTTTTCGCTTTCCCCACCCCAGGGCGCGGACTCAAGCGATCGGCTCAATCGAGTTCAGCGCAACGCGGACGCGCCGAAGCAAGCCAAGACCTGAAAAAGAGTAGCGAGCGCCACCGGCGGCGCCTATAGGGTGAATACCCCATTCGCGCGCCGGAATCTACGTAGAAGCCCGGCGGTCCCGGCGCCCCGCGAAGCTTCCGGCAGCCGCTACCCTCTCGCGGTCTCAACGACTTGCCGGTTCTTCGGGGGCGGCCGGGTCCAGCGGGCATGGCGCCGGGGCGATCCGGGGACTGACGAAGACGCCTCCCGACCCCACCCGTCGAATCGCCGCGACCAGATCGTCGGCTGCCTGGCTCTTGAGCACGTAACCGTGCACCCCTGCTTCGAGAGCCTCCGCGACATAGGCGGCTTCGGCGTGCATCGTGAGCAGGATGCTCTTCGTTTCGGGCAGGCTGCGCCGCAGGAGGCGGGCCACCTCCAGCCCATTGAGCAAAGGCATCTGCAGATCCAGGACGACCGTCTCGGGCCGCAGGGCCTGGGCCAGGCGGAGCGCTTCCTCGCCGTCGGCGGCCTCGCCGAGGACGGGAATCCCGTCCCGCTCCAGCAGGGCCTTCAGGCTCTTGCGGACCAGAGGGTGATCTTCCGCGATTAAAGCTCCGGCGACACGCGACACTTAGCTCCTCATCGGAAGCGTCACGCGGACATGGGCCCCTTCGCCGGGAGCCGACTGGATGCTGATCGTCCCGCGCAGCGCCTCGACGCGCTCCCGGATTCCCATCAATCCGAGGCCGCGACGAATCCGGCTCTCGGCCTCGGGGTCGAAGCCTTTGCCGTCGTCCCGGACCGAGGCCTGGATCTGGTTGCCTTCACGGCGCAAATCGATGCGGACCTCCTTGGCCCGGGAATGCTTCGCGGCGTTGTTCAACATCTCCTGGAAGATCCGGTAGAGCGCCGTCTCGAGCGCCGGTGGCAGCCGCTCCGCGAGTGAAGACTCCACGCTGACGGAAAGCCCGCTGCGCTTGCCGACGCTCTGTCCGAGGAAGCGCAAGGCGGGCAGCAGGCCGAGGTCGTCCAGCATCATCGGCCGCAGCTCGTGGGAGAACTGCCGCAGCCGCTCCTCGATCTTGTCCAGGATCTCCCTCAGGTCCTGCAGTTGTCCGCGCTGGGCCGGCTGCAGATCCATCCCCAGCTCCTCGAGCCCGAGGTGGACCGAGACGAGAAGCTGGGCCGCGTCGTCGTGGAGGGCGTGGGCGATGCGCTTCGCCTGCTCCTCGAGCAGCTCGTTGAGGTGTCTCAAGGCGCTGTTGGCCTCGCGAAAGGCGCGGTGCGTCATCTCATAGGAGGAGAGGCTCTCCTGGAAGAACCTGCCGGCCGCCTGGATCTTCTCCTCGCCGGGGGGAGACCCGGCCACCGAAGCCATGAGTATCGTCTGCAGCTCGGCCATCTCCAGGATTCCCATCCCCGCGTTCATGGCTTTCCGGCCGAGCTCGTAGGCCTGCTCCAGGCCGGACTCGGGCGTCCCATCGAGGTATCGCAGCAGCGCGCCCCGGTACTCCGCCGCGAAGGCGGGTTCCACGGCGCTCACGGCTGCCATCCCTCGTAACGGGCCGCCAGGACGAGCGCGTCGTCGTTCTCCTTCCAATGGCGCGCCATGATGCCCTTCACCATGAGGTCGACGTCCTTCTCGGAGCGGACCTCGCCGAAGAATTGCGGGGCGACGCCGTCCGTGACGAAAAGCAGGAGGTCCTTGGGCGAGAGGCGCAGGACGGAGACGTGGGGGGGAGGCAGCTGCCGGCCGACGATGCCGCCGCGCAGCGAGAGGCTCTCATGGGCCGCGGAGGCGTCGGCGTGGACGAGGAGCCCCTCGACGTTGCCGATGCCGACCCACTGGAGAGCGCCGTCGATCGTCAAGGAGGCCAGGCTCATGACGACTCCCCGCGTCCCGCGCAGCTCCTCGTGGCAGTGCTGGATCAGCTTGAGGACCGGCTCGCCGGCGTGGCGATCGAGGATCTGGACGGCCAGCGTGGAGGCGTCCGCCGCCTCGCGCCCGTGGCCGAGCCCGTCGATCGCCGCGAGCAGGACGCCCGAGGAGAAGCGCTTGACGAGGTACCGGTCCCCGGACACCGATTCTCCCGGAAGAGCTCGCGTGGCCGCCGTCCAGACGAGCGGCCCGCAGGTCATTGCTTCCATTTCTTCACCCTCACGGTGGTGCCGACGCCGACGCCGGAGACGATCTCGAACTCGTCCATCAGGCGGCGGACGCCGGGGAGGCCGAGGCCCAAGCTCCCGGAAGTGGAATAGCCGGCCTGCATGGCCCGATCGAGGTCCGGGATCCCGGGGCCTTGGTCCCGCGCTTCGAGCTCGATCCCTTTCCGCTCGCCGTCGTCCACGAGGCCGATGATGATCTCTCCCTGCTTGGCATAACGCACGATGTTCCGCGCCAGCTCGGAGATCGCGGTCGCCACCAGCGTCGATTCGGTGGACGAAAGACCTATCTGGCGGGCCAGGGATCGTCCCTTCTCCCGGGCCGCCACGATGTCGTAATCGGTTCGTATGGGTAGCCGCGTCTCATCTTCCACGACGATCCATCTCTTGTCTGCGTTGCTTGGCGCTCTTGTCCAGGAACTCGAGGCCCTCCTCGAGGTCCAGGGCGGTGGCGACTCCCTCCAGGGTGAGGCCGAGCTGGACCATGGCGAAAGCCACCTCGGGCTGGATGCCGACGATGACCGTGTCGGCGCCGCGCAGCTTGATCATGTGCGCGATGTCCCGGAGCGTGCGGGAAGCGAAGGAATCCATCACGTCCAGGGCCGTCACGTCGACGATCACGCCGAGGGACCGGAATTTCCCGACCCGCTCCACCAGGGCGTCCCGCAGGAGCATCAAGTCGGCGTCGGTGAGGGCCGACTGGATGCTGGCGATGAGATACGGTCCCTGCTTGAGGATGGGAACGGGCACGATGATCCTCCGTCAGGCGCGGGTCTCCGCGTTCAGGACGACCTTGTACCCCAGGAGCCGCTCGGCCTCTTCGATGCCTCCCTGGAGATCGCCGACGGTGGTCATCTTGATGAGGTCCACGCCGATGTTGACCAGGGTCTGGGCGATCTCCGGCGACAGGCCGGTGACGATGACCGTCGCCCCGAGGAGCCGGGACGCCTCGACCGTCTGGACCAGATGGTTCGCCACGCTCGAGTCCATCGCCGCCACGCCCGTGATGTCGATGACCACGACGCGGGCGCGGTTCGTCCGGATCCCGCGCAGGAGCTGCTCCGTGAGCTGGCGGGCGCGCTGCGGATCGATGACGCCGATGATCGGCAGGATCAGCAGGCGCTCGCGCACCTGCAGCACCGGGGTGGAGAGCTCCCGGATCGCCTCCTGCTGCTCGCGGATCGTCCGCTCGCGCTCCTGGACGAAGCCGACCGCGACGGTGATGGCGATGCGGTTGGCGGCCGGCTCGTACGCGTCCAGGATCCGGTTGAGGGTCTGGAAGTCGGACTGGTACTTGGCGAACAGGGAGCGGGCCAGGACGTCGCGCAGGAGGAGGACGATGCCGACCACCTCGTGGGTCTCGACGCCCCGGGGGATGATCCTCTCGGAGAGGTTGCGCGCGTAGGCCTGAAGGGTCTCGAACGTCTCCGTCTCCAGGGCCTCGACGTAGTTGTCGTAGACGGAGGTCGCTTCGGCGAAGATCTCCTGCTCGGTCATCGCGGTGAGCAGCCGGGCTTCCGTGATCCGCCGGGCCCATTCCTCGCGCAGCTGGGTGCGATTCTCTCGGAGGTGCGCCACCAGCTCGCGCAGCAGGTTGGTGGTGTCGGCGCTCTCCCGGGCGCCGCGCTTTCGAGGCTCTGGTTCTTTCATGGACGTTCGCTCCTCCCTCGCCTGGGAACGACAGGTTTCCTCCCGCCATCGCCGGGAGCCCAACAGGCTGGACGCTACGTCGAAGGAGGAGGGAGCGCCATCCTTCCATTCCTGACAGGGGGGTCAGAGTTTTCCTGAGGGAACTGCTTAACGGGCGCTGCGCGTCCGATCTTTGGCCCAGGCGCGCAGAGAGTCGATTTTCTGGGACATCGTCCGGGCGATGGGGCGGGTCCGGGAGATCTCCTCCAGCAGCGAGTCGGTCGACAGCTCCCGCCGGCCGGAGAACGCGGTGTAGAGGCCGGCGACGATCGCCTGTTCCACGTCGGCGCCGCCGTAGCCTTCGGTGGCGCCGACGAGCCGCGTGAGGTCGAAGGCGCCGGGATCCTTGCCGCGCTTCTTCAGGTGGATGGAAAAGAGAGCGGCGCGGGCCTCGGCGTCGGGCAGATCGAGGAAGAAGATCTCGTCGAACCGCCCTTTCCGGAGGAATTCGGGAGGCAGCCGGGAGACGTCGTTGGCGGTCGCCACGACGAAGACGTCCCCCTTGCGGTCCTGGAGCCACGAGAGAAAAGTCCCGAAGATCCGCGTGGAAACGCCGCCATCCTCCTCCCCGCCGGAGACCGCGAACGCCTTCTCCAGCTCGTCGATCCAGAGGACGATGGGAGCCATCTTCTCGGCCGTCTCCATGGCCCGCTTGAAGTTCTTCTCCGTCTCGCCGACGTACTTGTCATAGAGACGCGTGGGATCGAGCTTCAAGAGCGGGAGCGCCCATTCGCGCGCCACGGCCTTGGCGCAAAGGCTCTTGCCGCAGCCCGGCACCCCCAGCAGGAGGACCCCTTTCGGAAACGGGAGGCCGAACTGCGCGGCGCGGGCCGGATCCCCGAGGAGAGCGCGCCGATCCGCCAGCCACCCCTTCAAGCCGGCCAGCCCGGCCACGTCGGACATCTTCTCCCCGGCGGGAAAGTACTCCAGGATCCCTTCCCGCTCCACGAGAGCTCGCTTCGCTTCGACCACTGCCTGGATGTCCTCGGAGGAAAGCTTCCCGTCCTCCACCACGACGCGCGTCAGGATCCTCTCCGCCTCGGCCAGCGTCAGCCCTTTGAGGTTGTTCAGCAGCCGGGCGAAGTCGTCCGCCTGCATCTCGACCCTCAGCGACATCCGGGCGCCGAGATCCTTGAGCACCCGCTGGAGCAGCGCCCGGTAATCGTCCGGCTCCGGAAGAGGCAGGTCCACGGTGGCGCTGACCGCCTTGAGCGCGTCCGGCAGCGTGATGCCGGTTCCCGTGAGCACGATGGCTCCGGTCATCTTGCTGAACTGTCCCGCCGCGTCGGCCAGGCGGGCCGCCACGATCCGGTCGTCGAGATACGGTCCCAGGCCGTCGAAGTGGTAGATCGCCGGAAAAGAGCTCGCTTCCACGTGCGCCAGGGCCTGGCCCGGATCGGCCGTGCCATAGACCGATCCCTCGACGCCGTCGCGCCGCAGTCCCTTCGTCCGGCTCCACAGGAAGTAGGGGAGGCCCAGCTCGACGGCCAGCCGCCGCAGCAGCGCGCCGGCGCGCTCCACTTCCGCCGTTTCGACCTGGATGACGCAGTAGCGTGACTTGATGAGAAGGAGGAGATCGTTGAGCCGGTCGTTGGCGGGCACGGCGCCTCGTGAGGTGGCGATGCGCCGCGAACATATCGAAAATGGGGTTTAATATCAAGCCGCGCCGAAGCCTGCAGAAGGAGATCGCGCGATGTCGTGGGATAGGGATCGCCGAGACCCGCCATGAGGCTCCGATGGCCGTGAACGCGGAACCGTCCGGCCGCTTTCCGGAGGGAGTCGCCGGCTCGGAGGCGGCGGTATGGACCGCCGGCCTGAGAAGAACCTTCGGCGACGTCGTCGCGGTGGATGACGTCGATCTGAGCGTGCCGCGCGGCAGCGTGTACGGCTTCCTGGGGCCCAACGGGGCCGGGAAATCCACCACCATCAAGTGCCTCACCGGATTGCTGCGGCCGTCGGCCGGCGCGATCCGGATCCTGGGGATGGATCCGGCGCGCGATCCGGTCGCCGTCAAGCGCCGCGTCGGGGTGGTCCCGGAGGATCTGGCCCTCTTCGACAGGCTGACGGGCTGGGAGACGCTCGATTTCGTGGGTGAGGTCCACGGCCTCGAGCGGGAGACGATCCGCCGGCGGGCCGAGGAGCTGCTGGAGCTGATGGACCTGCGCGACGCCGCGGGCTCGATGGTGGCCGACTACTCGCACGGGATGCGCAAGAAGATTGCGCTGGCGGCCGCGCTCCTTCCCGCGCCCGGTCTGCTGTTCCTCGACGAGCCCTTCGAAGGGATCGACGCCGTCGCCTCGCGCCAGATCAAGAATCTGCTGCAGGCCTTCGCGGGGCGCGGCGGCACCATCTTCCTCACCTCGCACATCCTCGAAATCGTCGAGCGGCTCTCCGACCACGTCGGAGTGATTCACCGCGGCAAGCTCGTGGCGCAGGGGACGCTCGCCTCTCTCAAGGCGGGACGCGAGGCGGGAAAGACCCTCGAGGAGATTTTCCTCGAGCTGGTCGGCGCCGGCGGGTCGGCGGGGCCGGCGCTGGACTGGCTGGCGGGATGATCCGGGTCCTCCGGGCTTTCTGCAGGCTGCGCTGGCGCCTGATGATCAACGGCCTTCGCCCCACGCGGCGGCGGGACGCGGTAGAGCGGTTTTCCCGCGCCCTGCAAGCGCTGACGCCGGCGATCCTCGCCGTGCTTTTCGTTCCAGTGATTCTGCTGACGGCGTTCCTGGCGTTCGTCGCCGGATCTTCCCT encodes:
- a CDS encoding STAS domain-containing protein; translation: MKEPEPRKRGARESADTTNLLRELVAHLRENRTQLREEWARRITEARLLTAMTEQEIFAEATSVYDNYVEALETETFETLQAYARNLSERIIPRGVETHEVVGIVLLLRDVLARSLFAKYQSDFQTLNRILDAYEPAANRIAITVAVGFVQERERTIREQQEAIRELSTPVLQVRERLLILPIIGVIDPQRARQLTEQLLRGIRTNRARVVVIDITGVAAMDSSVANHLVQTVEASRLLGATVIVTGLSPEIAQTLVNIGVDLIKMTTVGDLQGGIEEAERLLGYKVVLNAETRA
- the dinB gene encoding DNA polymerase IV, encoding MRGSPARVVLHLDMDAFYAAVEIRENRDLAGQPLIVGHRGKRGVVSTCSYEARAFGVRSAMPSVTAERLCPQAIWLPGRMSLYAEVSRSIRRMMEGISPVVEPLSIDEAFLDLTGIASSLEGGRRVARRLKEQIRREERLTASVGVAPNKFLAKVASDLEKPDGLVVLPLADVPLRLHPLPVDRLWGVGPKTARHLRALSIQSVGDVLRIARRRLEQGIGAERAGHLIALARGQDNRPIEAEREAKSISEERTYGVDLVDPEAIDRALLARSEGVARQLRRHGLTARTVRLKVRAGDFTTWTRAHTLAEPTDLPEAIVSAARRLYRERIRLRGKGVRLLGVGAAALAPRAGQPALLFPDAREEKARRLAIASDAVRERFGEEAVTRARLVRRPGGKKDDAAPEASSLPAVD
- a CDS encoding STAS domain-containing protein — encoded protein: MPVPILKQGPYLIASIQSALTDADLMLLRDALVERVGKFRSLGVIVDVTALDVMDSFASRTLRDIAHMIKLRGADTVIVGIQPEVAFAMVQLGLTLEGVATALDLEEGLEFLDKSAKQRRQEMDRRGR
- a CDS encoding response regulator transcription factor, yielding MSRVAGALIAEDHPLVRKSLKALLERDGIPVLGEAADGEEALRLAQALRPETVVLDLQMPLLNGLEVARLLRRSLPETKSILLTMHAEAAYVAEALEAGVHGYVLKSQAADDLVAAIRRVGSGGVFVSPRIAPAPCPLDPAAPEEPASR
- a CDS encoding aldo/keto reductase, yielding MGKKVDRREFMKIGLAGGAGLGLAALDPIRARGRAAETPAPAAMPKRPLGRTGHQVALFSLGGQARLEERGSAARQEAVRIIHRALDLGVNYCDTAPLYGPSQDYLGEVLKTRRSETFLASKTDDRSRDGSLRLLENSLKRLNTDHLDLWQLHHVSDREDLDSIFRPDGSLAALVRAREEKMVRFLGITGHYDPASLLEGIRRFDFDCILMALNAADPHHLSFQEKLLGAAAAKKMGVIGMKVPARGRLLAKSGLTMRECVDYVWSLPVSTVIIGCDSVRQLEENVALGRRFQPISAAARAALESRTRAAASDCAWYKRGASEPWG
- a CDS encoding response regulator transcription factor gives rise to the protein MRILIVDDDPKCMAAIKRILRAKRDHDVVWEAKNGEEAVRLSRSLEPDLILMDLAIPRICGLEAVRLIKEKQPGIQIIMMSAFGGDVYREAALSSGADGFIPKSQVSTVLPSLPSGTGPVTLPSVVQA
- a CDS encoding anti-sigma regulatory factor: MEDETRLPIRTDYDIVAAREKGRSLARQIGLSSTESTLVATAISELARNIVRYAKQGEIIIGLVDDGERKGIELEARDQGPGIPDLDRAMQAGYSTSGSLGLGLPGVRRLMDEFEIVSGVGVGTTVRVKKWKQ
- a CDS encoding sensor histidine kinase — protein: MSAVEPAFAAEYRGALLRYLDGTPESGLEQAYELGRKAMNAGMGILEMAELQTILMASVAGSPPGEEKIQAAGRFFQESLSSYEMTHRAFREANSALRHLNELLEEQAKRIAHALHDDAAQLLVSVHLGLEELGMDLQPAQRGQLQDLREILDKIEERLRQFSHELRPMMLDDLGLLPALRFLGQSVGKRSGLSVSVESSLAERLPPALETALYRIFQEMLNNAAKHSRAKEVRIDLRREGNQIQASVRDDGKGFDPEAESRIRRGLGLMGIRERVEALRGTISIQSAPGEGAHVRVTLPMRS
- a CDS encoding SpoIIE family protein phosphatase produces the protein MEAMTCGPLVWTAATRALPGESVSGDRYLVKRFSSGVLLAAIDGLGHGREAADASTLAVQILDRHAGEPVLKLIQHCHEELRGTRGVVMSLASLTIDGALQWVGIGNVEGLLVHADASAAHESLSLRGGIVGRQLPPPHVSVLRLSPKDLLLFVTDGVAPQFFGEVRSEKDVDLMVKGIMARHWKENDDALVLAARYEGWQP
- the arfB gene encoding alternative ribosome rescue aminoacyl-tRNA hydrolase ArfB, which produces MSREPVHILHGLSIPEDELELRTSKSGGPGGQNVNKVNTRVTLRFDVFRSPSLSEQQKRRIVSRLATKITAAGILHVTSRKSRSQAANREAAEERFAALLREALTPKLARRRTAAPAGAGAERLRAKKRRSRIKRSRSLPGWED
- a CDS encoding ABC transporter ATP-binding protein, translated to MAVNAEPSGRFPEGVAGSEAAVWTAGLRRTFGDVVAVDDVDLSVPRGSVYGFLGPNGAGKSTTIKCLTGLLRPSAGAIRILGMDPARDPVAVKRRVGVVPEDLALFDRLTGWETLDFVGEVHGLERETIRRRAEELLELMDLRDAAGSMVADYSHGMRKKIALAAALLPAPGLLFLDEPFEGIDAVASRQIKNLLQAFAGRGGTIFLTSHILEIVERLSDHVGVIHRGKLVAQGTLASLKAGREAGKTLEEIFLELVGAGGSAGPALDWLAG
- a CDS encoding AAA family ATPase; translation: MPANDRLNDLLLLIKSRYCVIQVETAEVERAGALLRRLAVELGLPYFLWSRTKGLRRDGVEGSVYGTADPGQALAHVEASSFPAIYHFDGLGPYLDDRIVAARLADAAGQFSKMTGAIVLTGTGITLPDALKAVSATVDLPLPEPDDYRALLQRVLKDLGARMSLRVEMQADDFARLLNNLKGLTLAEAERILTRVVVEDGKLSSEDIQAVVEAKRALVEREGILEYFPAGEKMSDVAGLAGLKGWLADRRALLGDPARAAQFGLPFPKGVLLLGVPGCGKSLCAKAVAREWALPLLKLDPTRLYDKYVGETEKNFKRAMETAEKMAPIVLWIDELEKAFAVSGGEEDGGVSTRIFGTFLSWLQDRKGDVFVVATANDVSRLPPEFLRKGRFDEIFFLDLPDAEARAALFSIHLKKRGKDPGAFDLTRLVGATEGYGGADVEQAIVAGLYTAFSGRRELSTDSLLEEISRTRPIARTMSQKIDSLRAWAKDRTRSAR